Proteins from a genomic interval of Rosa chinensis cultivar Old Blush chromosome 2, RchiOBHm-V2, whole genome shotgun sequence:
- the LOC112190154 gene encoding histone-lysine N-methyltransferase SUVR5 isoform X1, which translates to MLPGANCMPNKHLDCRMHFFVDHNDMITGERWEAKYFVNSYIIWHHSFWCKIMEVLPCSSVRCVEKSDCPQQSSGTTPVNGESNCLEPAKQVQVIDRTVEGLLPNAEGPQLGTQGVVKGAVHELHTSEGCPNGTSSLDCQVESQKSSSGSHGFESFDDDDVNAQNYSTEPSLISDNSGLKLDSSENGLPYNSREGESSHSDSTWLECHESVPLWVKWRGKWQAGIRCARADWPLSTLRAKPTHDRKKYFVIFFPHTRNYSWADMLLVRSIDEIPQPIAYKTHNAGLRMVEDLSVARRFIMQKLAVGMLNIVDQFHTEALIETARNVVVWKEFAMEASRCNGYSDLGKMLLKLQSMISQSYINHNWLQNSNHSWVQRCQNACSAETVELLKEELVESILWNEVQSLRNAALQPTLGSEWRTWKHEVMKWFSTSHPISNGGEFPQHSSDAPVTPSLQVSRKRPKLEVRRAEAHVSQVESRGSDEAIAIEIDSEFFNNREAVNSATLASEPDKEVNMKDVAALTGDGGVADKWDDVVVATGNSVFIQSKDVEMTPVNDVAGIKSSVPGTKNRQCTAYIEAKGRQCVRWANDGDVYCCVHLSSRFTGSSTKSEGSHSMDTPMCEGTTVLGTKCKHRSLYGSSFCKKHRPKTERETIINTSENGLKRKYEENTSSLDTMNCREMVLVGDVGAPLEVDPVGIMAGDGFNGRGSLFEKSELPAKASNVTEEMRCIGSGLQDSSNHCLESPKRHSLYCEKHLPSWLKRARNGKSRIISKEVFVDLLKDCHSHEHKLHIHKACELFYKLFKSILSLRNPVPKDVQFQWALSEASKNLVVGEIFTKLVCSEKERLVRLWGFNTDEDTREDVCVLNSAMEEPALLPWVVDDNHDDERAIKCKICSEEFMDDQALGTHWMENHKKEAQWLFRGYACAICLDSFTNKKVLETHVQDRHRVQFVEQCMLLQCIPCGSHFGNNEELWSHVLVVHPDDFRPSKAVQHTLSADDGSPRKFELCNSASVENTSQNLANVRKFVCRFCGLKFDLLPDLGRHHQAAHMGPSLVSSRPSKRGIRYYAYRLKSGRLSRPRLKKSLAAASYRIRNRANATIKKRIQASKSLSSGGMDIQSQSTEAVSLGRLAESHCSAVARILFSEMQKTKRRPNNLDILSVARSACCKISLEVLLQGKYGILPQRLYLKAAKLCSEHNIKVSWHQEGFICPKGCRDFNALLPSPLIPRPIGTTVHKSQPLSDPSEEKWEVDESHYVVGSNHLSQRSLQKAHVLCDDISFGQELVPLVCVADEGLLDSLPANAGSSTHQNAGHSMPWENFTYTAKPLLDQSPGLDTESLQLRCSCPHSTCCPEACDHVYLFDNDYDDAKDIYGKPMCGRFPYDDRGRIILEEGYLVYECNQMCSCNRTCPNRVLQNGVRVKLEVFKTEKKGWAVRAGEAILRGTFICEYIGEILDENEANKRRNRYDRDGYGYLFEINAHINDMSRLVEGQAQYVIDSTNYGNVSRFINHSCSPNLMNYQVLVESMDSERAHIGLYANRDIALGEELTYDYRYKLLPGEGCLCHCGAPRCRGRLY; encoded by the exons ATGCTGCCAGGTGCCAACTGCATGCCGAACAAACATCTTGATTGTAGGATGCATTTCTTTGTTGATCACAATGATATGATTACGGGTG AGAGGTGGGAGGCAAAATATTTTGTTAACTCATACATCATATGGCATCATAGTTTCTGGTGTAAAATCATGGAAGTGCTCCCTTGTTCGAGCGTTCGATGTGTTGAAAAATCTGACTGCCCCCAACAGAGTTCAGGAACAACTCCTGTGAATGGAGAATCTAACTGCCTTGAACCTGCAAAGCAAGTGCAAGTAATAGATCGTACAGTAGAAGGCTTATTGCCAAATGCGGAAGGGCCTCAATTAGGAACACAAGGTGTAGTTAAAGGGGCAGTTCATGAATTGCATACCTCAGAAGGATGTCCGAATGGAACTTCAAGTCTTGATTGTCAAGTGGAGAGCCAAAAGTCATCTAGTGGTTCGCAtggttttgaatcttttgatgACGACGACGTAAATGCACAGAATTACTCTACAGAACCTTCCTTAATCTCTGACAATAGTGGTCTGAAATTAGATAGCAGTGAAAATGGACTTCCATACAACAGTAGGGAAGGAGAGTCATCTCATTCAGACTCCACATGGCTAGAATGTCATGAATCGGTGCCACTGTGGGTCAAG TGGAGAGGCAAGTGGCAGGCAGGAATTCGTTGCGCAAGAGCTGACTGGCCCCTATCAACTTTGAGAGCAAAACCAACTCATGACAGGAAGAAATATTTTGTGATATTTTTTCCCCACACAAGAAATTATTCTTGGGCAGACATGCTACTTGTTCGGTCCATCGATGAAATTCCACAGCCTATTGCATATAAAACACATAATGCTGGTTTGAGAATGGTAGAAGACTTGAGTGTTGCACGTCGGTTTATCATGCAAAAGTTAGCTGTTGGAATGCTGAATATAGTTGATCAATTTCATACTGAG GCTTTAATAGAGACTGCTCGTAATGTGGTGGTCTGGAAGGAGTTTGCTATGGAGGCTTCTCGCTGTAACGGTTATTCTGATCTGGGAAAGATGCTTCTGAAGCTGCAAAGT ATGATTTCGCAGAGCTACATAAATCATAATTGGCTACAGAATTCAAATCATTCTTGGGTGCAGAGGTGTCAGAATGCCTGTAGCGCTGAGACTGTTGAACTACTGAAGGAG GAATTGGTTGAGTCTATTCTCTGGAATGAAGTCCAGTCTCTTCGGAATGCAGCGTTGCAACCTACTTTGGGTTCTGAGTGGAGAACCTGGAAGCATGAAGTTATGAAATGGTTTTCAACCTCTCATCCCATATCTAATGGTGGGGAATTTCCACAGCACAGTAGTGATGCCCCTGTGACCCCAAGTCTTCAAGTTAGCAGGAAGAGGCCCAAGCTTGAAGTTCGCCGTGCAGAGGCACATGTTTCCCAGGTGGAATCTAGGGGTTCAGATGAAGCTATAGCCATTGAAATTGACTCTGAGTTCTTTAATAATCGAGAGGCTGTAAATTCTGCTACCTTAGCCTCAGAACCCGATAAAGAAGTAAATATGAAAGATGTTGCTGCACTGACTGGAGATGGTGGTGTTGCTGATAAATGGGATGACGTTGTAGTTGCAACTGGAAATTCTGTGTTTATCCAAAGCAAAGATGTGGAAATGACACCGGTCAATGATGTGGCTGGTATAAAGTCTTCTGTTCCTGGGACTAAAAATCGACAGTGCACTGCTTATATTGAAGCCAAAGGAAGGCAATGCGTGAGATGGGCGAATGATGGTGATGTTTACTGTTGTGTGCACTTGTCGTCTCGTTTCACGGGAAGCTCTACAAAATCAGAGGGATCTCACTCTATGGATACACCAATGTGTGAAGGAACAACTGTTCTTGGAACTAAATGTAAGCATCGGTCTCTTTATGGCTCTTCATTCTGTAAGAAGCATAGACCAAAAACTGAGAGGGAaacaatcataaatacttcAGAGAATGGACTTAAGAGAAAGTATGAGGAGAACACGTCTAGTTTAGATACCATGAACTGCAGAGAGATGGTATTGGTGGGAGATGTTGGTGCTCCACTAGAAGTGGATCCTGTTGGAATCATGGCCGGAGATGGCTTTAATGGAAGGGGGAGCCTATTTGAGAAGTCCGAACTTCCTGCCAAAGCTAGTAATGTGACTGAAGAGATGCGTTGCATAGGCTCTGGTTTGCAAGATAGCAGCAACCATTGTCTGGAAAGTCCAAAAAGGCATTCATTATATTGTGAAAAACACCTCCCAAGCTGGCTGAAACGTGCTAGAAATGGTAAGAGTAGGATAATATCAAAGGAAGTATTTGTAGATCTTTTGAAGGATTGCCACTCACATGAGCACAAGTTGCATATACATAAAGCGTGTGAGCTTTTTTACAAGCTCTTTAAAAGTATATTATCTTTAAGAAATCCTGTCCCTAAGGATGTTCAGTTTCAGTGGGCTTTATCTGAAGCTTCTAAGAATTTGGTTGTTGGGGAAATATTTACAAAGTTGGTTTGCAGTGAAAAGGAGAGACTCGTAAGACTTTGGGGCTTTAATACTGATGAAGATACACGTGAGGATGTATGTGTTTTGAACTCTGCCATGGAAGAACCAGCTCTGTTGCCTTGGGTTGTGGACGATAACCATGATGATGAAAGAGCCATCAAGTGCAAAATTTGCTCTGAGGAATTTATGGATGACCAAGCACTTGGAACTCACTGGATGGAAAATCATAAAAAGGAAGCTCAATGGCTCTTTAGAGGTTATGCATGTGCTATCTGCCTGGATTCTTTTACTAATAAAAAAGTTTTGGAAACGCATGTCCAGGACAGACACCGTGTGCAATTTGTTGAACAATGCATGCTTCTCCAGTGCATCCCTTGTGGCAGTCACTTTGGGAATAATGAGGAGTTATGGTCACATGTGCTTGTGGTACATCCTGATGATTTCAGGCCCTCAAAAGCTGTTCAACATACTCTGTCAGCTGATGATGGCTCTCCAAGGAAGTTTGAGTTGTGCAATTCAGCTTCTGTGGAGAATACCTCACAAAATTTAGCTAATGTCCGAAAGTTCGTTTGCAGGTTTTGTGGTTTgaaatttgatttacttcccgATCTTGGCCGCCACCATCAAGCTGCCCACATGGGGCCAAGTTTAGTCAGTTCTCGGCCCTCGAAGAGGGGGATACGTTATTATGCTTATAGATTAAAATCTGGGAGACTTAGCCGTCCTAGATTGAAAAAGAGTTTGGCAGCAGCATCATATAGGATCAGGAACAGAGCAAATGCTACTATAAAGAAACGCATCCAAGCGTCCAAGTCACTTAGCAGTGGAGGAATGGATATACAGAGTCAATCAACTGAGGCAGTGAGTCTTGGTAGGTTAGCAGAATCACATTGTTCAGCAGTAGCAAGGATTTTGTTTTCTGAGATGCAGAAAACAAAACGTAGGCCCAACAACCTGGACATTTTATCTGTTGCTCGCTCTGCTTGCTGCAAGATTAGTCTTGAAGTCCTGCTGCAGGGAAAATATGGAATCTTGCCACAACGCTTGTATCTGAAGGCAGCTAAGCTCTGCAGTGAGCATAACATTAAGGTAAGTTGGCATCAAGAGGGTTTCATTTGTCCTAAAGGGTGCAGGGATTTCAACGCTTTGTTGCCGTCTCCTTTGATACCTCGTCCAATTGGTACTACGGTGCACAAATCTCAACCTTTATCAGATCCTTCTGAAGAAAAGTGGGAGGTGGATGAGAGTCACTATGTTGTTGGTTCAAATCACTTGAGCCAAAGGTCTTTGCAGAAGGCTCATGTATTATGTGATGATATAAGCTTTGGCCAAGAACTAGTGCCCCTGGTCTGTGTAGCCGACGAAGGTCTTTTGGATTCTCTTCCTGCCAATGCAGGTAGTTCTACTCACCAAAATGCTGGACATTCCATGCCTTGGGAGAACTTTACCTATACTGCGAAGCCATTACTTGATCAATCCCCTGGACTGGATACAGAG AGTTTGCAATTGCGTTGTTCCTGCCCACATTCTACATGCTGTCCTGAAGCATGTGATCATGTCTACCTTTTCGATAATGACTATGATGATGCGAAAGACATCTATGGGAAACCCATGTGCGGCAGGTTCCCCTATGATGATAGAGGCCGAATTATTTTGGAG GAAGGCTACCTCGTTTATGAATGCAATCAGATGTGCAGCTGCAATAGAACGTGTCCTAATAGAGTCTTGCAGAATGGAgtaagagtgaaattggaagtcTTCAAGACAGAGAAAAAG GGATGGGCAGTCAGGGCAGGTGAAGCAATCCTGCGTGGCACTTTTATTTGCGAGTACATTGGTGAGATTTTAGACGAAAATGAAGCAAACAAGAGGCGCAACAG GTATGACAGAGATGGTTATGGCTATCTTTTTGAAATCAATGCTCATATTAATGATATGAGCAGATTGGTAGAAGGACAGGCACAATATGTAATCGACTCTACAAACTATGGAAATGTTTCACGATTCATCAATCATAG cTGTTCACCAAACCTTATGAATTACCAAGTTCTTGTGGAAAGCATGGATAGTGAACGTGCACATATCGGTCTATATGCTAATCGTGAT ATAGCTTTGGGTGAAGAATTAACATATGACTATCGGTATAAACTCCTTCCTGGAGAAGGATGTCTGTGCCATTGTGGAGCTCCCAGATGCCGAGGCCGGCTCTATTAA